One window from the genome of Gimesia aquarii encodes:
- a CDS encoding flagellar export protein FliJ, which translates to MKKFQFQFESVLKMRCHKRGLCRQLLGEVLQTDQRLIQQKQNLEELRIEQFQEIRVRQSKGAVDIDGSTSLRFYAGQLQAQIQMIIANRKIVEKQIQACRQALASAEQEVKAMEKLSDKHREQFLYEQTRKESFELEETWAATQQTRVSR; encoded by the coding sequence ATGAAAAAGTTTCAGTTTCAATTCGAATCTGTCCTCAAAATGCGATGTCATAAACGAGGTTTATGCCGCCAGTTACTGGGAGAGGTACTACAGACAGATCAACGATTAATCCAACAGAAGCAGAATTTAGAGGAATTGAGGATAGAACAGTTTCAGGAAATTCGAGTACGGCAATCAAAAGGTGCCGTTGACATTGATGGCTCTACCAGCCTCCGATTCTATGCCGGGCAATTACAGGCTCAGATTCAGATGATCATAGCCAATCGTAAGATTGTAGAAAAACAGATTCAGGCGTGCCGACAGGCACTCGCAAGTGCCGAGCAGGAAGTGAAAGCAATGGAAAAGCTGTCAGACAAACATCGTGAGCAGTTTCTTTATGAGCAAACCAGGAAAGAATCATTTGAGCTCGAAGAAACTTGGGCTGCAACTCAACAAACAAGGGTTTCAAGATGA
- the flgC gene encoding flagellar basal body rod protein FlgC codes for MFKGIDISSSGLVAQRQRMNTIAGNIASVNVSHDPNSGESPFYRRLVTFQADTQSLGQERSGVGVKYKVEIDTDSELRKTYTPGHPHADQDGLVTYPNIDVTTEFVNALEAGRAYEANISAMDITKEMFTTSLRILA; via the coding sequence ATGTTTAAGGGAATAGACATCAGTTCTAGTGGTCTGGTGGCACAGCGACAACGGATGAATACGATCGCTGGTAACATTGCCTCTGTGAATGTATCACATGATCCTAATAGTGGGGAATCGCCTTTCTACCGAAGATTAGTCACATTTCAGGCAGATACTCAAAGCCTGGGTCAGGAGCGATCAGGTGTTGGGGTCAAATATAAAGTTGAAATTGATACAGACAGCGAATTACGAAAAACATACACTCCGGGGCATCCTCATGCAGACCAGGATGGTCTGGTGACATATCCTAATATTGATGTTACGACAGAATTCGTGAATGCATTGGAAGCGGGGCGTGCCTATGAAGCGAATATCTCTGCTATGGATATTACAAAAGAAATGTTTACTACTTCGTTACGAATTCTGGCGTGA
- a CDS encoding sigma-54-dependent transcriptional regulator, with protein sequence MNIKQIQNSLSRGAIQVVSQDRIRRLEVCAQFSNLGYTVIPLAEVNFSQAPLRARADVCVLLDQKSISEFTLSVDHDNQQNLIPVLFYPALTNETQKEVLKSGQTTSYESMIPFAELNPQDSVDSIRRLLDSAIKYARLSQECADLISELNERSSRRLIGYSQVIQTLRDRIADIIHLKCPVLLQGVPGSELSLIAEIIHDSMFIDSHPLIKVNCNTLTTENVERELIGFYSHEESSYSDEPVWNPGRIEQAEGGTLILDQVNLASLPVQGILLKIFENETYFSPEEKQQKNVNCRVISTSHVSLKELVSQNQFKRKLAVILTESTISVPRLNDRKEDLALLTEHIISEVAKTEGTLPKLLTLDGLEMLKKHDWTGDVQELQNLIRHVNLVDSGSRLDAASLSPWIGSEMISNTDSLVGMTLREMEQKLIESTFARCGGNRENTAQMLDIGLRTLSGKLRSYGYPPRGGPDSKRRFKVKRAA encoded by the coding sequence ATGAATATAAAACAAATACAAAATTCCTTGTCACGTGGAGCGATTCAGGTTGTTTCTCAGGATCGTATTCGTCGCCTAGAAGTGTGTGCTCAGTTTTCAAATTTAGGGTATACCGTAATTCCTTTAGCGGAAGTCAATTTTTCACAAGCACCGCTCCGTGCGAGAGCAGATGTTTGTGTGTTACTTGATCAAAAGTCAATTTCGGAGTTTACACTTTCGGTTGATCATGATAATCAGCAGAATTTGATTCCTGTTCTTTTTTATCCAGCATTAACTAATGAAACACAAAAAGAGGTTTTGAAATCTGGTCAAACGACTTCCTATGAATCTATGATTCCATTCGCAGAACTGAATCCCCAGGATTCCGTTGATAGTATCAGGAGACTACTCGATTCTGCTATCAAATACGCTCGATTGTCTCAAGAATGTGCTGACTTGATTTCAGAATTAAATGAACGCTCCAGTCGCCGGCTCATTGGCTATAGTCAGGTTATTCAAACATTACGTGATCGTATTGCAGATATTATCCACCTGAAATGTCCCGTCTTATTGCAAGGGGTACCCGGTTCAGAGTTATCTCTGATTGCTGAAATTATACACGATTCCATGTTCATTGATTCTCATCCGCTCATTAAAGTGAATTGTAATACTCTGACTACAGAGAATGTGGAGCGGGAATTGATTGGTTTTTATTCACATGAAGAAAGCAGTTATTCAGACGAGCCTGTCTGGAATCCAGGACGTATTGAACAGGCAGAGGGGGGAACCTTGATTCTCGATCAGGTGAATCTGGCTTCATTACCTGTTCAAGGTATTTTGTTGAAGATTTTTGAGAATGAAACATATTTTTCTCCAGAAGAAAAACAGCAAAAAAATGTGAATTGTCGAGTCATTTCCACTAGCCATGTTTCGCTTAAAGAATTGGTATCACAAAATCAGTTTAAGAGAAAACTGGCAGTGATTCTCACGGAATCAACAATTTCCGTTCCCCGTTTGAATGATCGAAAAGAAGATCTGGCGTTGTTGACTGAGCATATCATTAGTGAAGTTGCTAAGACAGAGGGGACGCTTCCCAAACTATTAACATTAGATGGTTTGGAAATGTTGAAGAAACATGATTGGACTGGGGATGTCCAGGAGTTACAAAATCTGATCCGCCATGTGAATCTGGTTGACAGCGGTTCCCGACTTGATGCCGCCAGTTTATCACCTTGGATAGGATCAGAGATGATATCAAATACAGATTCTCTAGTCGGGATGACCTTACGGGAGATGGAGCAAAAACTCATAGAAAGTACGTTTGCCCGTTGTGGCGGAAATCGTGAAAATACGGCACAAATGCTGGATATTGGCCTACGAACACTTTCTGGGAAGTTGAGATCTTATGGATATCCGCCTCGAGGTGGTCCAGATTCGAAACGAAGATTTAAGGTCAAACGAGCTGCGTGA
- a CDS encoding FliH/SctL family protein produces the protein MVELETTKLLKAEAFRSLGSKIAYNFNDIEKRCEEYILTVRNQTRQMIIDAQQEAEQIKQEAFLAGKKQGHEEAQHEVEASIQSRSEEIANRSVEERLGTIYPAMQAAVEGLQNEQVNWRKTWDATAVDICLYIAEKLIRHELKSHPESVNVMMSEALKLASGTQHIRFHLNPVDVAQLGEGTKAFITNLTGCQTCEVIEDESISSGGCFIETQHGTIDATIEAQLERISQELIIQNQD, from the coding sequence ATGGTGGAACTGGAAACAACAAAATTACTAAAAGCTGAAGCATTTCGGTCGCTGGGTTCGAAAATTGCTTACAATTTTAATGACATCGAAAAACGTTGTGAGGAGTATATTCTGACCGTACGTAATCAGACACGTCAGATGATTATCGATGCGCAGCAAGAAGCAGAACAGATTAAACAAGAGGCGTTTCTTGCAGGGAAAAAACAAGGCCATGAGGAAGCTCAACATGAAGTGGAAGCATCAATTCAATCTCGATCTGAAGAGATAGCTAATCGAAGTGTTGAGGAGAGGTTGGGGACAATTTATCCTGCAATGCAGGCCGCTGTTGAGGGGCTACAAAATGAGCAGGTAAACTGGCGTAAAACGTGGGATGCTACGGCTGTCGATATTTGCCTTTACATTGCAGAAAAACTAATTCGCCACGAACTCAAGTCTCATCCTGAATCTGTGAACGTAATGATGAGTGAGGCTCTCAAGCTGGCATCAGGTACACAGCACATCAGATTTCATCTGAATCCAGTTGATGTTGCTCAACTTGGAGAAGGTACGAAAGCGTTTATTACCAATCTTACTGGATGTCAGACGTGTGAAGTGATTGAGGATGAATCGATTTCTTCTGGGGGGTGTTTTATTGAGACACAACATGGAACCATTGATGCCACAATTGAAGCTCAATTGGAGAGGATCTCTCAAGAGTTAATTATCCAAAATCAGGACTAG
- the fliG gene encoding flagellar motor switch protein FliG — protein sequence MDELQKAATLLLSLDKALAAEVLSLMPKEDVEKVTMMIASMQDVSKEQQTSVLNEFTALRSEQTNMERGGLDAVNELLEQSLGKEGAGSILDSINQTMNSVPFGFLQKSGAANLLTFIIEEHPQTIAMIMSHLSSNLAAEVLAGLPSNKQMDVIKRIANMEQTSPEVIRDVEKSLEHRMKNTFSQGMEKAGGVELVAEILNVTDRMTNKGILESMDQDTPDLADEIRRLMFVFDDLVKLDGKAIQALLKEVDTNQWAIALKGASDEIKQKVLSNLSQRAADMLREEMEYLGPIKVSDVEAVQQQIVDSVRRLEDAGEIEVAAGNESEQYIT from the coding sequence ATGGATGAATTACAAAAAGCAGCGACTTTGTTATTGAGCTTGGATAAAGCGCTTGCCGCTGAAGTACTCAGCTTAATGCCCAAAGAAGATGTTGAAAAAGTCACTATGATGATAGCCAGCATGCAAGATGTTTCTAAAGAGCAACAAACAAGCGTTTTGAATGAGTTTACAGCGTTGCGGAGTGAACAGACCAATATGGAGCGAGGTGGATTGGATGCAGTCAACGAACTCCTCGAACAATCATTAGGTAAAGAAGGCGCGGGCTCGATTCTCGATAGTATCAATCAGACGATGAATTCTGTTCCATTTGGATTTTTACAGAAGTCAGGCGCAGCGAATTTATTGACATTCATTATAGAAGAACATCCGCAGACAATCGCAATGATTATGTCGCATTTATCAAGTAATCTGGCTGCTGAAGTTCTGGCCGGGCTACCCTCTAATAAGCAGATGGATGTGATCAAGCGGATTGCAAACATGGAACAAACCAGCCCAGAAGTAATTCGTGATGTTGAAAAGAGTCTCGAACATCGTATGAAAAATACGTTCAGTCAGGGAATGGAAAAAGCGGGTGGTGTTGAGCTGGTGGCAGAGATTCTGAACGTAACCGATCGTATGACAAATAAGGGGATTCTGGAAAGTATGGATCAAGATACACCGGACCTGGCTGATGAAATTCGGCGTTTGATGTTTGTCTTTGATGACCTGGTCAAACTGGATGGTAAAGCAATTCAAGCCTTGTTGAAGGAAGTAGATACCAACCAGTGGGCAATTGCTCTCAAAGGTGCCTCTGATGAAATTAAACAGAAAGTTCTCAGTAATCTGTCACAAAGAGCGGCTGATATGCTTCGAGAAGAGATGGAATATCTAGGACCGATTAAAGTCAGTGATGTTGAAGCAGTACAACAACAAATTGTTGATAGTGTCCGTCGATTAGAAGACGCAGGTGAAATTGAAGTCGCTGCTGGAAATGAGAGCGAACAGTATATCACATAG
- the fliE gene encoding flagellar hook-basal body complex protein FliE codes for MTDSINQISNMFSPGIPPVGFNDNTANNVSSDVSFKDMMLQSLENVNQIQLQSQQSIEKGLLGEDITQAEVFSSIKKADLALRMMVQMRNKLLEAYNEIQRMQM; via the coding sequence ATGACTGATTCCATAAACCAAATTAGCAATATGTTTTCACCTGGAATTCCGCCAGTGGGATTCAATGATAATACTGCAAATAATGTTTCAAGCGATGTTTCCTTTAAAGATATGATGCTTCAGTCTTTGGAAAATGTGAATCAGATTCAGTTGCAATCTCAGCAATCGATTGAAAAGGGATTGTTAGGAGAAGACATTACACAGGCAGAAGTCTTCTCTTCAATTAAGAAAGCAGATCTTGCTCTGCGAATGATGGTGCAGATGCGGAATAAGCTTCTGGAAGCTTATAATGAAATTCAGCGGATGCAAATGTAG
- a CDS encoding flagellar basal body rod protein FlgB, which produces MIDQILNSNSLPLLEKMAAFAEHRQEVLAGNIANIDTPSYKMRDLPVEDFQQALREAVQLKDKIPGPAAPQSLGMPVTLANSQSVESQLENLFPKSLFEAQEASPQNLTFQDANNRSMESQVMRMTKNSLMQQFAVEVMMAQMNQLMTVISERP; this is translated from the coding sequence ATGATAGATCAAATTCTGAATTCGAATTCTTTGCCTTTATTGGAAAAAATGGCCGCGTTCGCGGAACATAGACAGGAAGTTCTTGCAGGGAATATCGCCAATATTGATACACCATCTTATAAAATGCGTGACTTACCCGTTGAAGATTTTCAGCAGGCGTTACGTGAAGCAGTTCAGTTGAAAGATAAAATACCAGGACCTGCGGCTCCGCAATCTTTAGGGATGCCAGTTACTTTAGCAAATAGTCAGTCAGTTGAATCACAATTGGAAAACTTATTTCCTAAAAGCTTATTTGAAGCGCAGGAAGCGTCTCCTCAAAACCTGACATTTCAAGATGCGAACAATCGGAGCATGGAGTCCCAAGTCATGCGCATGACAAAAAATTCACTGATGCAGCAATTTGCTGTTGAGGTCATGATGGCACAGATGAATCAGTTGATGACGGTGATTTCAGAACGTCCCTAG
- a CDS encoding FliI/YscN family ATPase, with protein sequence MFDVSQQIKQILPFRLTGRVTRIVGLTTSVSGFPAPLGAVCSIDRENGRPVEAEVIGFQDEETLLLPYEELTGIRRGDRVSLIQSVPAVAVGEGILGRVLDGRGRCIDGKNQAMLSHRANLKAKPISPLERPRIDTPLSIGIRTIDGFLTCGKGQRLGIFAGSGVGKSTLMGQMARQSSADINVVCLVGERGREVREFLDRDLGPEGLARSVVIVATSDEPALIRLRAAHLATAISEFFRDQGQDVLLMMDSVTRYALAQREIGLAAGEPPATRGYPPSVFSLLPKLLERSGRTNSGSITGFYTVLVEADDANEPISDTVRGILDGHIMLSRKLAHESHWPAIDVLQSISRSMNDITSSEHQESAAVIKKLMAAYQQSEDLISIGAYQAGSNPEVDLAIRLKPLWNEYLKQGSTENSNYEDAAKGLENLLVRSRQLASISHVPESEQEVETVTKTD encoded by the coding sequence ATGTTTGATGTCTCTCAACAAATAAAACAGATACTACCTTTTCGTCTTACAGGGAGGGTCACTCGGATCGTTGGTTTAACCACATCTGTTTCTGGCTTCCCGGCTCCTTTAGGGGCAGTCTGTTCTATTGATCGAGAAAACGGTCGACCTGTAGAAGCGGAAGTGATTGGATTTCAGGATGAGGAAACCTTGTTACTTCCCTATGAAGAGTTAACGGGAATTCGTCGAGGGGATCGGGTTTCATTGATTCAATCTGTACCTGCTGTTGCAGTGGGAGAGGGGATACTGGGAAGAGTATTGGACGGCCGGGGGCGTTGTATTGATGGAAAAAATCAGGCAATGCTATCGCATCGTGCAAACCTGAAAGCGAAACCGATTTCTCCATTGGAACGTCCGCGGATTGATACTCCCTTGAGTATAGGTATCAGAACCATTGATGGCTTCTTAACATGCGGAAAAGGACAACGTCTCGGTATTTTTGCAGGCAGTGGTGTCGGAAAAAGTACATTAATGGGGCAAATGGCCAGACAAAGTTCGGCTGATATAAATGTCGTGTGCCTCGTGGGTGAACGTGGCCGAGAAGTACGTGAGTTTCTCGACCGTGATCTTGGACCTGAAGGGTTGGCTCGTAGTGTTGTCATTGTAGCAACCAGTGATGAACCAGCACTCATTCGACTTCGTGCAGCACATCTGGCAACGGCGATTTCAGAATTCTTCCGCGATCAGGGGCAGGATGTACTACTCATGATGGATAGCGTAACCCGTTATGCGTTAGCGCAGCGGGAAATTGGATTAGCTGCTGGTGAACCACCGGCAACAAGGGGATATCCTCCAAGCGTCTTTTCCCTCCTGCCGAAGCTACTTGAACGTAGTGGTCGCACCAATTCAGGTAGTATTACTGGTTTCTACACGGTTCTCGTTGAAGCCGATGATGCTAACGAGCCGATTTCAGATACTGTTCGAGGAATCCTGGATGGGCACATCATGCTTTCCAGGAAGCTGGCGCATGAATCACATTGGCCCGCTATTGATGTATTACAAAGTATCAGTCGCTCCATGAACGATATCACCAGTTCTGAGCATCAAGAATCGGCTGCAGTGATTAAGAAACTTATGGCTGCTTATCAACAGTCGGAAGATTTGATTTCGATTGGTGCTTATCAAGCGGGTTCAAACCCTGAGGTCGATCTTGCAATTCGATTAAAACCGCTCTGGAATGAGTATTTGAAACAGGGAAGCACAGAAAATTCAAATTACGAAGACGCAGCAAAAGGGCTTGAAAATTTACTTGTTCGTTCCCGTCAACTAGCGTCAATAAGTCATGTTCCTGAAAGCGAGCAGGAAGTTGAGACAGTTACGAAGACAGATTAG